The Crassaminicella indica genomic interval TTTATCACTTAAAGATAAACACAGTAAAATAAACTGTGTTATGTTTAAAGGAAATAATGTTAAATTAAAATTTTTCCCTGAAAATGGTATGCAGGTAATTGTTAAAGGATATATATCTACATATGAAAGAGATGGACAATATCAAATGTATATAGAAGAAATGGAACCTGACGGAATAGGAGCATTGCATCTAGCTTTTGAACAGTTAAAAATAAAGCTTAAAAAGGAAGGACTGTTTGACCCTGATAAAAAGCTACCTATTCCATTTTTTCCTAAAAAGATCGCTGTAGTTACATCTCCAACGGGAGCTGCAATTCGAGATATAATCTCTGTTGTAACAAGAAGAAATAATTACGTGGATATTCTGATTTACCCTGTATTAGTTCAAGGAGAAAATGCAGGGCTAGAAATTGCTAAAGCTATTGATGAAATTAATAAAAATTTTACAGATATAGATTTGATTATTATAGGTAGAGGTGGAGGGTCCCTTGAAGAATTATGGGCTTTTAATGAGAACAATGTTGCAAGAAGTATATATCTTTCCAAAATACCTATTATATCGGCTGTTGGTCATGAAACAGATTATACCATTGCAGATTTTGTAGCTGATTTAAGAGCTCCAACTCCTTCTGCTGCAGCAGAATTAGCAGTTCCTCGCATTTTAGATATAAAATATACACTGCAAACCTTTTACGATAAAATAAATTTTTCATTATCTCAAATATTAAAAGAAAAAAGAAATAAGCTTATACAAGTAGATGAAACAAAATTACAAATACATTTACAAAGTAAAGTTGACGAAAAACGTCAAACCATCGACATACTGCAAAAGGATTTGTTAAATCATATGCATATGAGATTAGAAAAAAGCAAAACTAGATTAATTAGTTCCATAACTAAGCTTGAAGCGATCAATCCACTTTCTACAATTACAAGAGGTTATTCAATTGTATTTGATGAAAAGCATCAAAGAACAATCAATTCAATCGAAAAGATAAACAAAGGAGACTGTATTAATATTATGTTAACTGATGGTATAGCATCATGCATTGTTACTAAAAAAGAAAAGGAGGATTACTTCTTTGAACGCATCTCAAAATTTGAAATTAAGCAATGATGATTCCTTTGAAAATGCTATAAAAAAACTTGAGAAAACAGTAGCTCTTTTAGATGAAGGCAACCTCACATTAGATGAAACTTTATCTCTTTACGAAGAAGGAATTAAGTTATATAGATACTGTAATAATATTCTAAATAATGCAGAACAAAAAATAAATATTATTATTAATGGAAAGGAAACTTCTTTTTCTTCTTGTGATTTAGATGACTTTAAGGAGGAATAATATGGACTTAAAATTGGAATTACAAAAAAAAGCTGACTTAATAGAAGATAGTTTGGAAAAATATTTACCGAAGGAAAATAGTCCTCAAAAACATATTTTTGATGCTATGAGATATAGTATTTTTGCAGGTGGAAAAAGACTAAGACCTATTCTTATGCTCGCAGCTTGTGATTTTGTAGGAGGAAATATAGATGATGTACTTCCATTTGCATGTGCTATAGAAATGATTCACACCTATTCACTAATTCACGATGATTTACCAGCTATGGATAATGATGACTACAGAAGAGGCAAACCTACAAATCATAAAGTGTATGGGGAAGGAATTGCTATTCTTGCAGGGGATGCTCTTCTTAATTATGCATTTGAATTAATGATTAGAGCAATTTCAAAAAATCATAAAAATCTTGAAAGAAAAGTATTAGCCATGAAAGAAATTGCTGAAGCTTCAGGAATTTATGGTATGATTGCCGGACAAGTTGTAGATTTATTGAGTGAAAATAAAAAAATTGATGGAACAAAACTAGATTTTATTCATAATCATAAAACAGCAGCACTCATTATTGCACCTATTAGAGCTGGTGCTATACTTAGTGGAGCTAGCAAAGAAGAATTAGAAGCTTTAACAGTCTTTGCTAAAAATATCGGTCTTGGATTTCAAATTAGAGATGATATTTTAGATATTATTGGAGATGAAAAAAAACTTGGAAAAAAAGTCGGCAGTGATACTGAAAATCAAAAATCAACATATCCTTCTGTATACGGTCTTGATGCATCAAAGAAAAAAGTAGATGAACTTTTCAATAAAAGTGTGAAAGCAATTGAGCATTTTGGCAGTAGATCAGAATTTTTTATTCAATTATCCAATTATCTTGTAAAAAGGGAATATTAGTTTGAGGAGGAAATAATTTGCTCTTTTTTCAAAAAATTTCTAGAAACGAAGTATTATATGCAACGCTATTATCATGGTTTATCGCACAAACATTAAAAGTCATCATAACGCTTATAAAAGAAAAGAGAGTTAACCTATATAGATTTGTTGGTTCTGGTGGAATGCCCAGTTCTCATTCATCATTAGTTATGAGCTTATCCACTGCAATTGGTCTTAAGCACGGTTGGGACTCTACCTTTTACGCTCTCTCCCTTGCTTTTGCATTAATTGTTATGTATGATGCTTCAGGAGTACGAAGAGCAGTTGGAAAACAAGCCATTATATTAAATAAAATAATAGAAGATCGACAAAAACATAAACCCATAGGAGAAAAAAGACTTAAAGAATTAATTGGACATACACCAGTTGAAGTTCTTGTAGGAGCAATCTTGGGTATTTTCATTGCAAACATAGTAATTTGATATTCAAATTTTTCTATG includes:
- a CDS encoding exodeoxyribonuclease VII small subunit, whose amino-acid sequence is MNASQNLKLSNDDSFENAIKKLEKTVALLDEGNLTLDETLSLYEEGIKLYRYCNNILNNAEQKINIIINGKETSFSSCDLDDFKEE
- a CDS encoding divergent PAP2 family protein, with translation MLFFQKISRNEVLYATLLSWFIAQTLKVIITLIKEKRVNLYRFVGSGGMPSSHSSLVMSLSTAIGLKHGWDSTFYALSLAFALIVMYDASGVRRAVGKQAIILNKIIEDRQKHKPIGEKRLKELIGHTPVEVLVGAILGIFIANIVI
- a CDS encoding polyprenyl synthetase family protein; its protein translation is MDLKLELQKKADLIEDSLEKYLPKENSPQKHIFDAMRYSIFAGGKRLRPILMLAACDFVGGNIDDVLPFACAIEMIHTYSLIHDDLPAMDNDDYRRGKPTNHKVYGEGIAILAGDALLNYAFELMIRAISKNHKNLERKVLAMKEIAEASGIYGMIAGQVVDLLSENKKIDGTKLDFIHNHKTAALIIAPIRAGAILSGASKEELEALTVFAKNIGLGFQIRDDILDIIGDEKKLGKKVGSDTENQKSTYPSVYGLDASKKKVDELFNKSVKAIEHFGSRSEFFIQLSNYLVKREY
- the xseA gene encoding exodeoxyribonuclease VII large subunit, whose translation is MRIRALTVSELNKYIKKVLSSDPILNHITLKGEISNFKAHGSGHFYLSLKDKHSKINCVMFKGNNVKLKFFPENGMQVIVKGYISTYERDGQYQMYIEEMEPDGIGALHLAFEQLKIKLKKEGLFDPDKKLPIPFFPKKIAVVTSPTGAAIRDIISVVTRRNNYVDILIYPVLVQGENAGLEIAKAIDEINKNFTDIDLIIIGRGGGSLEELWAFNENNVARSIYLSKIPIISAVGHETDYTIADFVADLRAPTPSAAAELAVPRILDIKYTLQTFYDKINFSLSQILKEKRNKLIQVDETKLQIHLQSKVDEKRQTIDILQKDLLNHMHMRLEKSKTRLISSITKLEAINPLSTITRGYSIVFDEKHQRTINSIEKINKGDCINIMLTDGIASCIVTKKEKEDYFFERISKFEIKQ